One window of the Gavia stellata isolate bGavSte3 chromosome 9, bGavSte3.hap2, whole genome shotgun sequence genome contains the following:
- the ECD gene encoding protein ecdysoneless homolog: MEGIGRPALPEDAVRYRLFAAAGPGGEAVLRRCAEAIVVRFAPLLAAYIWQRQPFRLRYVPPRGETPAHIGGTTLFGDNVEDEWFIVYLLREITREFPGLAARIDDNDGEFLLIEAADFLPKWLNPENSDNRVFFYKGELHIIPLSEAQEQECDLSAATPTISQALTLLSSRSEEFLAAEPIRTAVYKRISGYPEKIEASFHRAHCYLPAGIVAVLRQRPSLVAAAVQAFYLRDPVDLRACRSFRTFPPDERVMTAVTFTKCLYAQLVQQKFVPDRRSGYTLPPPSHPQYKAYELGMKLAHGFEILCSKCSKVSPDSKRNALSGPLWERFLSSLKKKNYFKGEMEGSAKYLELLHMAEDYFQESVIKPESSVEVSPGDEILTLLQTTTTDLKEFEREAACLPPEDDDSWLEITPDDLDQMLKEARNESLPSSNEEEQKYDLEAVAESMKAFVSKVSTHEGAEMPWSSDESHVTFDVDSFTKALDRILGADSEELDSDDLDEEEEFDFSDEDDEDLDAENQRQDQKVSPNELIGSLKSYMNEMDRELAHTNVGKSFTTQKKAASSVNATTSRNAGPGAEDTELTPVDVDMNLVANLLESYRAQSGLAGPTSNILQSMGVYLPENADHIDSNEGATE, translated from the exons aTGGAGGGGATCGGGCGGCCCGCGCTGCCGGAGGACGCCGTGCGTTACCGCCTCTtcgcggcggcggggccgggcggcgaGGCGGTGCTGCGCCGCTGCGCCGAGGCGATCGTGGTGCGCTTCGCGCCGCTCCTGGCCGCCTACATCTGGCAGCGGCAGCCCTTCCGCCTGCGCTACGTGCCGCCGCGGG GCGAGACCCCGGCGCACATCGGCGGCACCACGCTGTTCGGGGATAACGTGGAGGACGAGTGGTTCATCGTCTATCTCCTCCGGGAGATCACCAGGGAGTTCCCGGGGCTGGCGGCCAG GATCGATGACAACGATGGGGAGTTTCTCTTGATAGAAGCGGCTGATTTTCTGCCAAAGTGGCTGAATCCTGAGAATAGTGACAACAGG GTGTTCTTTTACAAAGGAGAACTGCACATCATTCCGCTGTCAGAGGCTCAAGAGCAGGAATGCGACCTGTCTGCTGCCACTCCAACAATTTCGCAGGCGTTAACGCTGTTATCTAGCCGTTCGGAGGAGTTTCTGGCTGCAGAACCCATTAGAACAGCAGTGTATAAACGCATCAGTGG GTATCCGGAGAAAATTGAGGCCTCGTTTCATCGAGCCCACTGCTACCTTCCAGCAGGCATTGTGGCAGTGCTGAGGCAGCGCCCTTCGTTGGTGGCTGCAGCAGTCCAGGCCTTTTACCTGCGAGATCCTGTAGATTTACGAGCGTGTCGTTCTTTTCGGACTTTCCCTCCAGACGAGCGTGTGATGACTGCA GTTACATTCACAAAGTGTTTATATGCACAACTGGTGCAGCAGAAGTTTGTTCCGGATAGACGCAGTGGATACACACTGCCCCCCCCATCTCACCCTCAATACAAAGCCTATGAACTGGGCATGAAACTG GCTCATGGCTTTGAAATTTTGTGCTCCAAGTGCAGTAAAGTTTCTCCTGATTCCAAGAGAAATGCGTTGAGCGGTCCCCTGTGGGAGAGATTCCTTAGcagcctgaagaaaaaaaattacttcaag GGAGAAATGGAAGGATCTGCTAAGTACTTGGAACTGTTGCATATGGCAGAAGATTACTTCCAGGAATCTGTTATCAAGCCAGAAAG ctcTGTTGAAGTGAGCCCAGGTGATGAAATCTTGACATTGCTACAGACAACAACCACTGATTTGAAGGAATTTGAGAGAGAAGCAGCTTGTCTTCCTCCAGAGGATG ATGACAGTTGGCTGGAGATTACACCAGATGATCTAGATCAGATGCTGAAGGAGGCAAGAAATGAGTCCCTTCCTTCCTCAAATGAGGAAGAGCAGAAGTATGACTTGGAAGCGGTTGCTGAAAGTATGAAGGCTTTTGTATCCAAAGTCTCTACTCATGAAGGAGCAGAAATGCCATG GTCATCTGATGAATCCCATGTGACCTTTGACGTAGATTCTTTTACAAAAGCCTTAGACAGAATTTTAG GGGCAGACTCGGAAGAGCTGGATtctgatgatctggatgaagaGGAGGAGTTTGACTTCTCAGATGAGGATGATGAAGACTTAGATGCTGAAAATCAAAGGCAAGACCAGAAGGTATCGCCTAATGAGCTTATAGGCAGTCTCAAGTCATATATGAATGAGATGGACCGTGAACTGGCACATACCAACGTTGGTAAAAGTTTCACCACCCAGAAGAAAGCG GCAAGTTCTGTTAATGCAACTACATCTCGAAATGCTGGCCCTGGAGCTGAAGATACTGAGTTGACACCAGTTGATGTGGATATGAACCTAGTAGCTAACCTGCTTGAATCCTACAGAGCCCAGTCTGGACTGGCAGGACCCACCTCTAACATTTTACAGAGCATGGGAGTGTATTTACCTGAAAATGCAGATCATATTGACTCTAATGAGGGAGCAACAGAATAA